AGGGGAGCACACAGTATGTGGCATTTGTGCCTGGCGCCACGGTGAGCGTCTTTCTGAGGCTCATCCCTGGTGTAGCACGTGCCAGCGCTTCATTCCTGGACAATATGCCACCGTACAGATGCACAGTCAGCTTATCCGCTCCTCTGGAGAGGGACTCGGGCACCGTTTCCACCTTCTGGCTGTTACGAACATTCGCGTGCAAGTCGTTCCGTGTGAACACACGTTTTCAAGTATAACCGCTGAGTACAGCCACTGGCTCATATGGAATTCTACGTTTGGCTTTTTGAGGACCCAGCACACTTTCCCACAGTtgctgcaccatttcacattcttCCAGTAATGTTCCTATTTttctacatccttgtcaacacttaccattttccttgttgttgttgttgttctaaatTAAAGCTATCCAACTGGGTGTGCGGcggtgtctcactgtggttttggttCGAATTTCCCTCGTGGTGGGTGACGTTGCACATCTTTGCACGTGCTTAGTGGCCATCTGTGTAtcatctttagagaaatgtctattcaagtcctttgccacaGCGCCCCGCTCCGGGTCCTGCCTGCACTCAGCGTGCTCCGAGCGAGGCCCCCAGGCCGGACTATAAGCAAAAATGTTTCACTATATGCAGAAGTCTTAAGTGAAACTGATGTATATCGGGGtcactcattttctcttttttcgtTCAATGAATATCTATGGAGCTTCCACCACGTGACAGGCACTGAAGGTGCGTGGGCGGACAAGAATGCGCAGGACAGTGGGAAAGACAGCCAAGCAAGCAGATTTCATGAGATTACAAGAAGAAAGGACATCCCTGACAAACACTTCGGGCCTAAAAGAGACTTGAGGTGAAGCCCAGCCCCCAGGCTCCTGTGTCACCCCGTCCATGTGCTCCTCTGTCACCCACGTGAGGCCAGAACTATTTTTGGCGGTGTTCCTTATGCCTAGTGAGCCCAGCAAGACGACACCCCTGAGCACAACCAAACCCTTCCATGTACCTTCACAAAACTCCATGGCTCCGGCAAACACCAGGGCTGAGAATTCTCCCACACTGAACCCAGCGGCAGCAACACAGTTCTCAATGACCTGTGACGACAGACGCAGAACGTGAGGCCCTGCTCTCTGAAGCTCAGTCCAGGCTCCGCACTTGAGAGCCAGCAGTGGCCCAGTGAGCCACGGTCAGCTGGCCTGGTGCTCGAGCTAGAAGACAGATACGCATGAGTGGCCTTTACAGTCACTGTTGCAGCCCCTTTCCCAAAGAGGACCTTTCCTGGCAAGCGAAAGCCTGCTGGCTTCCTCCGAGGAACAGCTATgactccagcccagggccctgggtcCCCTGCCTCTACCCTGGAACTGCCTCCCAGGCGGCCAGCGGGAGCCAGAGAGAGCGGGAGCACTCTAGGCATAGAAATTCAACAGTACTGCATGAATTTCAGAGTCTCAGAGAGTtggatttgattcttagcttggGATTTCTCCCTGACCTCTCCGAGCCTGtcatctcatctgtgaaatgaggaaggAGCAGGGCCGCTGTCACAGGACCCCTGAGAGAATTACATGAAGATAACGTCTTTCAAGCACTTAGCCCTTGCTCTATTTTCCTTTCTACAATACAACACTTATCATTTTCAACATATATGCAGTTTACGTAGTGCACCTGGtctcctctgtctgtctccctccccgcACACGCAAGCCCTCTGAGGGCAGGgatccttgtttttgtttgtttacggCTGTATTTCCAGGGCCTGGAACAGCGTCTCGCACGAGTGGGAACTCCGAATCAGCCCAGTGTGTCCCTAGTGGGGGCGCTCGGGCCTCACCGCGGGCTGCAGGTGATGCAGTTTCTCCACGGCGGCCAGCGAGGCCACGAAGACAGCGGGCTGGCAGTGCGCGGTGCGGTCCAGGGCCTCCTGCGGCCCGTGCAGGCTCAGCTCCAGCAGGTCGTAGCCCAGCACGCGGCTGGCGGCGGCGTAGAGCTCGCGGACGCGCGGGTAGCGGAGGAGACCTCGGCCCATGCCCACCACCTGGCTGCCCTGGCCCGGGAAGAGCAGCACCGAACACTGGCCGGGCGGCCGCCGCgccgccgcctcccggggccCCTCCTCCGCTGCTGTCGCATCTCGCAGCAGCTCCGCCACGTCCACGGCGCCCGGCGGAGGCAGCTGGAAGTTCGCGGCGCCGCGGCGGCCGCCGgcgccccagccccaggccctcagAGCCCGCGCGACCCGGACACTCATGCTGTGGAACCGGCCCCCACGCGCGTTACCGGGGCGACCGAGATCCGACTGCGGCGGCGCGGCGCGGTCCCTTACGCATTTCCTTCCGGGCCAGCCGGGGCACCCGAGGAGAGGAGAAAGGTTCCGCGGTGACTGGTTCCGTCCCAGCTCCGAGACTCTAGTGCTGCGTGCAGCGTGTCCAGAGGGACCCCTGCGCTTACTTGACGGGGAAGACGAAAACTCGACATTGCACCACAATAAGCCCTCAAAAATATTTCCTGATTAGACAACGCAACGCAGCATTCACTCTTCCTACCTAGCACGTGAAGAGTGCTGGAAACGCTTCCACGTTCTTTGACTCAATACTCATTTCATCTCCCAGCAGTGCTGGGCTGTAAGCAAGATAACAGCTCTCTTTTATAATGTTTTCTGCAAATCAGGCACGGTGCACAGCACATAATAAACACCCAATAAATATTGTTCCCGTTGAACAAGGCTCTggatatttttctgatattaggTAATGGAATTTCTCACAGCAACACTATGATGAattgatactattattatcctcaatTTATGGGTGAGTTGACAAAGCCTCTAAGATTGAGTGGCAGGTGGTTAGTGACAGAAGGGAGTGGAAATTGGGGTTATCTGACTTCTGAGCAGTGGTGCCAGGCTGGGTCAGGGAGAGTCTAACTCTTGACCTCACCCCCTAACCACACccccctctgcttctctctcatttcctgtCTGCCGCTTCAGAGGAGCccaggagacacacacacacacacacacacacacacacacactgcacactTCATAATGAGAAAGATCAAGGTAGAATGGCATCAGCAAATCCTCAGCGAGTTTGTCCTAAGAAATGAATTAAATGGGCAGAGATCTAACTCTCGGGACATCACAGCAGCCTTGCTTTTGACAGGGAAACAGTGGGAACAAGCTGCACGCCCGACTAAAGATTACTTCAATGAATTATGGCAAATCTACACAATGGTCTGGTCATACAAAATATGGGGAGAGTTTCCAGTTGAGAGATGAACAGAGCACACCCTGCCTCCAGAAGCCCATAAACCCGCAGTGGAGTGACCTTTGAAAGACATAAATCCTCCAGGACAGGGAGAACAGGAAAGGGGGCCTCAGCAACAGAatctctggaagctggaaagcagGTAGACTGACCGGTATTTCTCGACCTAGTGGACCCTAGACAGCCACATCCCTCCCAGTGGTGGAGTTGAGAACCAACCCTTGTTCTTAGAACAGGATCCTGAAAAGTTTAGGTAGCACTAGCTGCTTCTAGGTCTAAGGGTGAAAGAAGGTGACAGCACAGAGAACTAACTATTTGAAGGTGTCTCTGAGGAACAGTTAGATCTTTGAATCCCCTCCCTCTTTCTAGCCACTGGGTGATGCCCCTCCTCCACTCTGGCAAACATTGGGGCTAGCTCTGGGAAGGGCTGGGCATGCCAGGGACAGCTCAGTTGCAACAGGTGGGTACTGGGTGCTGAATGCAGAGACATCCTCCAGTGTTACCCCCACTGAGCCCCCAGAAACCTATCCTCCAGGCAAGGGACTGGAGGACCTTGGGGGATCTGACCAGTCAGAGAAGAAAACCCTAAAGGTATCAGCAGCCCAGGGAGTGCCCAGACAGATGGCCCACCAAGTTCAACTTACAGTGAAGCTAAACCAACAAATACCAGCCACagactcattttcttccttttttttctaaccATGAGCAGCCATCCAAGGAAATCCTCTTACAAGCAGAAAACCAAACCACAAAGGATTCGGAGACTAAAGAAAACTGTCACTGAGAAGACACTGAATCCATGAAAGAAGAACAggaaattatgttaaaaaaaaaaaaaaaagaagaacagtcAGAAGACAAAAAGTAATCcctggaaatgaaaaatagaagaaTTGAAAAACTCAAGCAAAGGCCGGGAAGAGAAAGTTGAGGGATCCTCACAGAAGATAAAGCAAAAAAGGcaaacaggaggaggaggaggaggaggaggaggagagacaagGAAGTTAGAGGCCAGCCCAGGGGCGCAGGGTGTTGAGTCACGGCGGTTCCAGAAAGAGAAGTGagaagatggagggaaggaaatcagcaaactttttatttattttttatttttggaaaataaagaatatgaatTTCCTGTATGAAAGGGCCATTGAATGCTGGCGTGATGAATGGGATTAGACCCACGCTGAGGAGTATCAGTGTGAAATTTCAGGACTCtggaaaaaaaaccttaaaatcttCCAGGAAGAACACAATAGTTCACACACAGAGATTTAAAACACAGAGGAGCTTCAGCCCGCCCGCCcccagcactgaggcagcaggAAGGTCATGTCTTCAGGGTGCCAAGGGACAAATGACTCCAGCTTTGAGTCCTCACTCAGCCCAGCATCCATCAGCCATGGCAGAGAACACAAGACTTCGAAACGATACCTCCTATGCAGTCCCCAGAACTCCTGGAGGACGGGCTTGTCGCAAACACGGGGACCCAGAAAGGCATAGAGGTACCATCCAGGAAATGAGAAGCCAGCCAGCAGAGGGGTGGAGGGCATTGCTCAGGTAGGTGGTGGTGAACAGGGACCCAGGATGCCGTGTGAACAGCGTGCAAGCTGTCCCACCTGGAACAGTGAGACTCCAGGGACGTACCCAGGGCTGCTGTCGCCAAGATGCCAGCTGCCACAGAGGTGCCTGTTTAAGGACAGAATCCCTGGGCAGCTCGGCCTGGAGTCGTGTCCATGCTTGGCTGGTCTCGGCGACAGGCTGATGAGGTCCTGTTCCCTCCCACGCCCTGCCTGCCGCCTGGCTCAGCTGAAGACACTTGTTCCATCTCACAGAAGTGACCGCCCAGACGCCTGAGTTCTGAACACAGGTGCAGTGAGCCCAGAAGCAAGAAGACAGAACAACCCACATTTCCGACCGTTTCTTGCTGAGTGCCCTGCTGCAGCCCCGCCTTACCCCCAACCTTGCCCACGACCGCCAGCGTGCGGGGAGGCTGAGCCAGACTAGGGTGACCTTCCTCCCAGTTTTCCTCTGGTCCGGCCTCAGGCCCACTGTCTCCAGCCAGGTATGGGCTGCCCCTTCGCCTCTCTGAGCATGTGAGGCAGGGCCCGCTCCATGGGGACAGGGAAGGTgtctgcccttccccctccccggaCAGACTGAAGTTGGGGGCTTGCTTGTGTTGTGTCCTCCCGGGCTCACCCCAGAGCCGGGCCCCCCAGGTGCTCAATATCGTGTATGTCCCTTGAGGCTGGCCCATGACAGATGTCCTAGAGAGGCTTCCATGCTCAGCGCTGTGGAGTTCAGCAGTTACAGCCCACTAGAGTGGAGGCTGCACAGAGTTGGGGTTCTGGAAGAGCTTCCCGGGGTGACACTGGGGAGAGGCCCGACTTAGACATGTGATGATGCCCAGGGTGGAGGAATGGAGCTCTAAGTGGGGGAACAGCACGTGCGAAGGCacagaggtgggggcgggggtagtCAGCTGGACCCCAGCTTGGCAGGGCCTTGAGAGCCAGGGACAAGGCTTGGAGGGCTCTGAGTAGAGGAAGGGCCTGGAAGGGAACTAGGGACCAGCTAGGGGCGCGGGCTGTCGCCCAGAGGAGGGGCAGTCACGGCTGTCCAGGCTCAGGTGGGGTCGATGGGGTGgcgaggagggaggcagaggtcaCAGGAGGTGGGCAGGCGCCTCCGTATCCAGATCTGTAGGGCGAGTCGCCTGGGGCAGCACCGCCCCTCGGAGCTGCAGGCTCTCGCCTGGGAAAGGGTGTGAGCCTTGTGAGGGCAGGGCCTTGTGAGTGGGTGCTCAGCCCTGCCCTTTGGGCCTAGTATGCAGCACGTATTTGGGGACAGCAATCTCTGCCTCCCAGGGTGCCCCTGGGCCCGGAGCCCTGCATGCCATAGGGGTGAGGCCAGAGGGAAGCCAGGTTGCTTCCTCCCCACTGGTCTTCTGGGGGAGGAAATTGTGCCACTCAGCCAAGCCAGGGGCACCTCTGTTCTGGAAGAGGCTGAGGGCTGGCAGCTCTGGGGAGGCGTGGCCAGCCCCCCTTGGCCAGCAACAGAGGCGCAGTGCCTGGGGCCAGCACACTTTGAGGGACCCAGGCAAttactttactttcttttaaaatcagaagaacaCGGTGGCTGGAATCTAGCCTGGTTTATACTTGTCATGCACCAATATAGTCAGAGGTGCAAGGGGCCCATGCAGGCAAAAGCTCTGGGGCCTAGCCTCGGAATGTCGAGGCC
This DNA window, taken from Desmodus rotundus isolate HL8 chromosome 3, HLdesRot8A.1, whole genome shotgun sequence, encodes the following:
- the MCAT gene encoding malonyl-CoA-acyl carrier protein transacylase, mitochondrial isoform X2; translation: MSVRVARALRAWGWGAGGRRGAANFQLPPPGAVDVAELLRDATAAEEGPREAAARRPPGQCSVLLFPGQGSQVVGMGRGLLRYPRVRELYAAASRVLGYDLLELSLHGPQEALDRTAHCQPAVFVASLAAVEKLHHLQPAVIENCVAAAGFSVGEFSALVFAGAMEFCEDDTQMATKHVQRCATSPTTREIRTKTTVRHRRTPSWIALI